Sequence from the Longimicrobiaceae bacterium genome:
GGCCGGCGGAGCGCCGCGGCGAAGCCGCGGGGGGGCGCCGCGTCCCGGGCGCGGGCGCGCAGCTCCTCCAGGCGGGGCGCCACGTCGGCGACCTCGCCCCGCTTGACCTCCACGATTCGCTGCAGGATGCTCAAGAAGCTCCAGACGGGCGACGCGGCGCCCGCTCACCGGAAGGCGGAAAGGCGGATCCCGGAGCGCGGCGCCGGAGCCGCGGAAACCCCGTCCGGACGTCCGTCTTGCGCTTCGGGTTACGTTCGGGTATAATTCTATTCGGTGATTCTTCGGATCGCAATCGGTCCAATTTCCCCGGAGAACCTCGAATGGCACTCACCAAGCGTCAGCGGCAGATCCTCGACTACGTCGAAAGCTTCATCGAGGTGCACGGGTACTCTCCCAGCTTCGAGGAGATCGCGGAGCACTTCGGCTACTCTTCCCTCGCGACCGTGCACGAGCACCTGTCTAATCTGGAGCAAAAGGGCTTCTTGCGGAAGAACTACAACAAGAGCCGCTCCCTGGAGGTCGTGCGCGCCGAGATGGGCGTGCTGGCCGTCGAGCTCCCCCTGTACGGCTCCGTGGCCGCGGGTCTGCCCATCGAGGCGCTCCGCGACGACGACGCCACCGTCTCCGTTCCGCACGACATGGTCCCCAAGGGGAACAACTACGTGCTGCGGGTCAAGGGGAACTCGATGGTGGACGAGCAGATCCGCGACGGCGACTACATCATCGTCAACTCCCGCCAGACCGCGGACAACGGCGAGATGGTGGTCGCGCTGGTCGGCGGGGAGTCCGCGACGGTGAAGAAGTTCTACCGCGAGCGCGACGGGCGCATCCGCCTGCAGCCCGCCAACCCCACCATGCAGCCGATGTACTTCCAGCCGGAAGAGGTCCTGGTCCAGGGGATCGTCGTCGGCGTGATCCGGAAGTACTGACCCGGGCATTCCGCAGGACGGCGCGCGTTCTGCGGCGTCCCGCGGCCCCTTTCCCCCCGGCGCACGCCGTGCAGGGGGGCTCTACAGCAGGAGGCGAGCCATGCAGGGAGTCGAGCCGGTTCCGTTCGTGGTGGGGCGCATCGCCCGCGACGGGAAGAGGATGATGGTGCTGGAGTCCGCCACCCCCGCCCCCTTCCCGGGGCCGTGGGACCTGCGCGCCGTCTTCGCGCCCGGCTCGGCCGCCCCCGCCTCCTCCCGTCTGCGCCGCGCCGGCTAGCATTTTCCGGAAGCACCGGGGACGAAGCCCCTCCGGCGACCCGCCGAGGGGCTCTTTCGTCGTGCTCCGCGCTCCCGGGCCGCGCGTTCAGGCGCCTCCGTCCGCCAGCCACCGCTCCGCCCGGTCCAGCACCTCCTGCTTGGCGCGGAAGCGCACCAGCCGCCGGGCTTCCGGGTACGGGAGCCAGCGGAAGTCGCTGGCCTCGCGGGAGAGGCGGACCCGGTCGGTCCGGGCGCGGGCGAGGAAGTACGCCACCCGCTTCATCACCAGCGTGCGGGCGCTCGCCTGCCCCAGGGTGAAGAAGTAGCGCTCCTCCTCGCGGAACCCCTCGAAGATCTCCACCTCCGGGGGCTCCAGCCCCGTTTCCTCGCGGAGCTCCCGCTCGCCCGCTTCGCGCTCCGTCTCGCCCTCCTCCACGCCACCCTTGGGAAACTCCCACATGGGAGTCCGGGTCTGCCGCGAGCGGAGGAGGAGGTAGCTGCGCCCGTCGGCGACCTCCCGGTACACCACCACTCCCGCCGCCTGGTGAGACTCCCGACGCATCGTTCCCCCCGTCATGTCCGCCGAAGCCGAGCCGTCGGCGCAAGGTACGCGGAACGTGCCGGTGCGGGCAAGCTTTTTGCGCTTTTCGCGGCCGCAAAAACACCCGGAAGCCCACCCCCCGCACCCCGGATTTCATGCGCCGCTTCGAGATGGACGACACCGACCCGGGTTCCGGGGACACCCGCTCGCTCGGGGAGCTTTTCCGGGATCTGAGCGCCGACGCCTCCACCCTGATCCGGCAGGAGGTGGCGCTCGCCCGGGTGGAGATGCAGCGCAACGTGCGGGCGGTCGCACGCGATGCGGGGGGCCTGGCCGTGTGGGGGATGGTGTCGGTGGTGGGCGGGCTGGTGCTGGTGGCCTTCCT
This genomic interval carries:
- the lexA gene encoding transcriptional repressor LexA, with amino-acid sequence MALTKRQRQILDYVESFIEVHGYSPSFEEIAEHFGYSSLATVHEHLSNLEQKGFLRKNYNKSRSLEVVRAEMGVLAVELPLYGSVAAGLPIEALRDDDATVSVPHDMVPKGNNYVLRVKGNSMVDEQIRDGDYIIVNSRQTADNGEMVVALVGGESATVKKFYRERDGRIRLQPANPTMQPMYFQPEEVLVQGIVVGVIRKY
- a CDS encoding NUDIX domain-containing protein → MRRESHQAAGVVVYREVADGRSYLLLRSRQTRTPMWEFPKGGVEEGETEREAGERELREETGLEPPEVEIFEGFREEERYFFTLGQASARTLVMKRVAYFLARARTDRVRLSREASDFRWLPYPEARRLVRFRAKQEVLDRAERWLADGGA